A genomic segment from Gadus morhua chromosome 4, gadMor3.0, whole genome shotgun sequence encodes:
- the LOC115542757 gene encoding stonustoxin subunit beta, translating into MASATFWSEEDFSCSICLDVFNSPVFTPCGHNFCRTCIATCWDVRGQCRCPFCNELFHTRPDLRVNTLISEMVDRFRSSLRGKTQPCVEPDLRIPEGSSTHQGLGDVGGPSSVIRRDLVESPGTAEGRNTETKRLAELRSAPNEYACDLTMDPNTTHRDLSLSEDNRKVIVFGEDQSYPDHPERFDSHYQVLCREALTGRCYWEVEIEEVVVIGVTYRGIARKGKGGDSGLGWNNKSWILRWDKDGYTAVYNGIETVLPLPPAGSTRVGVYLDRPAGSLSFYRVSPGGGGSSDTLTHLHTFWSSFTQEDLLPGFGVWDYYSTVTL; encoded by the exons atggcctctgctacattctggtctgaggaggacttctcctgttccatctgtctggatgtgttcaacagccCAGTTTTCActccatgtggacacaacttctgcagaacctgtatagCAACGTGCTGGGATGTCCGAGGCCAGTGCAGATGCCCTTTTTGCAACGAGCTGTTccacacaagacctgatttacgggtTAATACCTTGATATCGGAGATGGTTGATCGGTTCAGAAGTTCTTTACGAGGCAAAacgcagccttgtgttgaaccagacCTTcggatccctgaaggatcctccacccaccagggactgggcGACgttggaggtccgtcctccgtcatacgtagggaccttgtgGAGAGCCCTGGAACAGCTGAGGGGCGGAACACGGAGACGAAGAGGCTGGCTGAACTGAGATCAGCTCCAAACGAGT atgcctgtgacctcacaatGGACCCGAACACGACCCACagagacctctctctgtctgaggacaacaggaaggtgattGTGtttggagaggaccagtcgtatccggatcacccagagagatttgactcccattaccaggtgttgtgtagagaggctctgactggccgctgttactgggaggtagagatcGAAGAAGTTGTTGTGAtcggagtgacatacagaggaatcgcAAGGAAAGGAAAGGGTGGTGACAGTGGGCTTggatggaacaacaagtcctggattCTTCGATGGGATAAAGATGGTTACACTGCCGTGTACAACGGTATAGAGacagtcctccctctcccccccgctggctccaccagagtaggagtgtatctggaccggcctgctggctctctgtccttctacagagtgtccccaggtggaggagggtcctcagacacactgacacacctccacaccttctggtcctccttcacccaggaggacctcctccctgggtttgggGTATGGGATTATTATAGCACAGTGACTCTGTGA